AAAATGTTCTGGCAATACGTTACTAAAGTCATAATCACGCACATAAGATGAGAAGCTGTTGCCAATCATACCGTCAATACGCTTGTTTTCTTTATGATCGATAATCGTTGTTTTCAGCGTCTCAATGACTGGAAATGTATGGCCATTGCCTTCGATATCTAAGTCTGCAGAGATGATATCAACTTCAACGGAATAACGGTCGGCAGTTGGGTTATCCCAATGCGCGAGATCATTAAAACGGTTATTTATCATAGTCAGCGTTTTGCGTAAGTTCTCTTGACGTCTCTCGCCACGCGCCAAATTCGCAAAGTTAGTCGTCAGACGTGTGCTGTCTGCAGGCTGATAGTTTTCATCAAAACGAATGCTCGAGATTGAATATGTAAACTGTTTACTCATGATAATCCGCTACCCTAATCTACTCTCATTATTTGAGATAAAGCCAAATTTCTGTATGAGATGAATCATACCTAAACCATTACATGAATAAAAACGATACTATTTAAACGTAAGATGAATTTAATTCATGTCGGTAGGTTTATGGTTTAAAAAAGGATTGGACAGAGGATACTTCACTTAGCATTCGAAAACGTATTTTATAGTTAACACTAAAGCTCAATAAGTTACAAATAATTAATAAAATAGAATTATTTTACATTTAAAACTAACATTATAGCAATATATTCGGAACCGAACATATTTCGGGAGATATATTAAAATTAATTTTCTGAAATTTATAAGAAACTTTATATCGAACTTAGTACATAAAATAATTTTAAATTAAATGGAGCAAAACAGTGTCTTTAATTCATTTCTCAAAAGTAAGCGCGCTTACTATTTTAGCAGTAACTATTGTCGCATGTAGCAGTGGTGGCAATCATACAAAAACATCTCCAATCACCCCACCATTATCAGAACAGGACGCTGCCGATAAAGCTGCTGCCGATAAAGCCGCTGCCGATAAAGCTGCTGCCGATAAAGCTGCTGACGATAAAGCTGCCGCTGATAAAGTTGAAAAAGAACGCTTACAAAAGATCGAAGCCAATCGTCTAGTCTTACTCGATAAAGCTAAAAAAGCGGGCTTAAGTGACAAGCAAGCAACTGCTTAGGCTGAAGCTAATAAACAAGCCAATGAAAAAACTGCGCAAGCGGCATTAAATACTTTAGTTGCCGATAAAGCTGCTGCAGACAAAGCTGCCGCTGATAAAGCTGCTGCTGATAAAGTTGAGAAAGAACGCTTACAAAAAATCGAAGCCAACCGTCTGGTCTTACTAGATCAAGCTAAAAAAGCGGGCTTAAATGATGAACAAGCAACCACTTATGCCGAAGCCAATAAAGAGGCAAATGCAACAACTGCGCAAACTGCTTTAGAAGCTATCATTGCTGAAAATAAAAGAGTTGCTTTAGATGAAGCTCTATATCAAGCCAAAGGTGAGTATCATAATAATTCTGCATATCCTATAGGTCAGGTTAGAGCGCAAAAAACATCTCATAGAGACTCTACGACAAATGGTGATAGAACTATTACAATCAAACACGAAGTGGTTTACAACCAACCTTATTCTGTTGTTTTAGGAAGTTATTCAAGTTGGACAAAGGGAATAGGCTCATACATTATGAGTTCTGGTATAGACTCGGATATTACTGTTAAGGGATTAAAAACTGAAATCGATGCGATTCCATCTTTAGGGGTAGCAAATTATTCTGGTAAAGCATTTAGTAGTGAGAAAAACCCTATATTTGCTTCGACTTCAGGTTTGTATGAGCAGGGGTTGTTATCATATGATGTAAACTTCAAGGATAGAACTGGTACTGGTTCTATTACTGGATTAGGTGATACCGTTGATTTACAACAAGGCACAATCTCAGGAACGGGGATTTCAGCAATAGCTAAACAAGGCTATAAAAACGGCAATTACTTGCTAGACTTCTATGGTAAAAAGGCTGAAGAAATCGCTGGTAAAGTTGTATTTGATGGTAAAGATACGATTGGCTTTGGTGGCACCCGTGGTGAAATTTCTAAAAAATAGAAAGCTCATCCTTAAATAACTCTATAAATTAAACCGTTTGAAGTATTTAGTCTATATTTCAAACGGTTTTTTCGTCATATTGGTAAAATATAATGAAAATAAAGCTCTATGCAGCCTGCTGTATCGCATTATCTACCACAGCCATAGCTCAAGAATCACCACCAACCCAAACCGTGTTCTTTGAAAAGACGCCACAAATACAACCAGAATTACTACTCAACCAGCCTAGTCTTAATACGCCAAGTGTTGCACCACTAGCAGAAGGTAGCAGTCTAGAAGAAAGCATCAATTTCGCCATTGTCAGTAAAGATTGGCAAAAACTAGAAAAACTATTGGCTAAATATCGTACGACTGTGAACTTCGATCCAATTTTATATGATTATGGACTAGGAGCACTATATCGACATCAGGGTCGCCAAAAAGAAGCAATTGCTTTATATCAACAAATCTTAAAACGTCAACCCAATCTACATTATCCAAGGTTTGACTTGGCAATGATGTTGTATGAAGACAAGCGTTATGCCGAAGCAAAAGTGCAACTTGAAACAGCTGAACCCTATCTTGCGCCAGCTTTACAAGTTTTGGTCAGCCAGCTTTTAGGCAATATCAAAAAATCTCAAGAGTGGCAGCCCACACTAAACTTCAGTTATGAATCCACTGATAACGTCAATCAGGCATCTGATTTAAAAGAGTTAGTGCTTGGTGAAGCCACGTTTATTCGTAGCGATGATTCATTACCGCAAGACGCACACGGCATACGTTATAACGTCGGTGCTACCCAAGAAAAAAACCTCAAAGGCAATCATTATATTTATAAAAGTGCAGACTTAGGAGGCGTAAATTATTGGGATAATAGTGACTATAGTGAATTAACACTGCAAGCAAATTTAGGATACCGTTATAAAGACATCAAGCAATCATGGGGTGTTATCACTATGATTGAGCAAAACTTGCTAGGCGGAAGTCGATATAATCAGAACTATGCGGCGACGTTAGAATACAACCGACAAGTATCAGATCAATGGCAAGTTTCTGGTAGTGTCTCACATTTACAAAAACGTTATGAAGACGATGACTTAGCCAATTACTACGATGGTCATGCCAATAGTACTGCGTGGATTTTACTTTACCAACCAAAGCCTAAATGGCTGGTTTATGCTGGTGCTGATTTTATGCGTGATGACTTAGCAGATCAGGCTGAATCATCAGATCGTCAAGGTATACGTGGAGGAATGGCTTTTTCTGGAGATAAAATTAGTTTAAGAAGCAGTGTTCGTTACGCTCAGCGAGATTTTAAAGAAGATAATTTCTTTTATGGCGAAAAACGTAAAGACGATGAATACCAATTTAGTACAACCTTAGGACATAAAAAACTTAGTTGGCAGGGTTTTACACCTAAGTTAAACTACGAATATCAGAAAATTGACAGTAACTTGCCACTTTATGAGCGTAGCAACAGTACATTTTTCGTTAAGGTAGATAAGTACTTTTAAAATTCACAGCTATATCTGAAACCCTATATCTTGAAACAAGGCTAGATTTGATAGGTAACGCTTAGGGTCTTTTGAGCATTCACAAAACTCAGAGATACTAGCGTGTCCTCATTTTAAAAATGGTGATAAAAATAAGATAAATTGCTGTCAAACAAGAAAAATAGCGCAGATAATATCAAGATATTGCCTAGCTATTTAATGCTGTTTGGCAAAATTTAGCCATTTTTGACCCATTTAGATGACCATTAACTGAATTGAGGACACGCCCTAGATTCTAAACCTATCAAACTACTGCTTCGCTGCTTCAATCTGGATATTGAGGGTTACATCCTTAGTGATGCCGAGTAAGACATATTTGCTAATACCCCACTTTGTCCGATCTATCGTAGTAGTGAAATCACCACCGCAGACTGGTTTTTTTAGCATTATATTAAAATAACAGTTAAACTTGGTAGCTGTCAAAGATACCGGATGCATCTCACCCTGTAAGGTCAAGTTACCATCAACTTGTGTGACTTGCGAGCCTGTTTTTTCATCGCCAAAGTGCCATTTGGTCGACTGAAAATAAGCCAATGGAAACTTCTCTACATCAAAGAAGTCAGGGCTTTTTAACGCCAAGTCGAAAGCTTTGTTGCCAGTATTTATCGAGTTTATAGGGATGACCAGCGAGACGTCACCTGTCTTTGCTTTTGGCTCATACTCTATCTGCCCGGTTATGTTATAAAAACCGCCAGTATTAGTAGACGTATTAAAGTGGTCAATGCCGAAGCGTACATTAGCATGAGTAGGATCAATGTGGTAAGTAGCAGCATAACTGCTAGTGATACCACCTGCCATCACAAGTAACGCCATTAAAGGTTTACGATAAGACGATGTTATTTTAGAAAATGAAAGCTGACTCATAATGACATTCCTTTGTTTATAGTCGTTAGTTAGTTTTATAAAGGGCGTATTTTCTTACTGTACTATTGTTTTACGCCCTACTTATTTTGATAAAACCTCGTAATACTATAACTTATCAGCAGCTGGACTGTCGTTATCTTTACCGTGCGGAATCAACCATTTAGCAAACCATCCTGACAAGTCATCCATCAAAGTATATACGACTGGAATCACGACCAAGCTTAATAGCGTCGAGGTTACTAGACCACCTAATACAGCAGCAGCCATCGGGCGTCTGAAAGTAGGATCGGCATCACCCCAGCCAAACACGAGTGGCAACATGCCAGCACCCATTGCAATAGTAGTCATAATAATAGGACGGGCGCGCTTGCGACAGGCATCTATAATTGCCTCAAAACGTGCTAGACCTCGATTTTGCGCGATAATGGCATAGTCCACTAATAAGATAGAGTTTTTGGTGGCGATACCCATTAGCATAATAAAACCAATCATCGAAGGCATTGATAGGCTACTACCCGTAATGACCAAGCCCACGAATGCACCGCCTATCGATAGTGGCAATGCCATCAAAATAGTAAAAGGCTGTAAAATCTTACCAAACAGTAGAATTAAGACGCCTAAGATACAGATAATACCTACGGACATGGCAATGACAAAACCGCTAAATAGCTCAGCCATGTTTTCCGCTTGACCCTGTGCGATCATCGTAATAGACGCTGGTAGTTGCTGCATGGTAGGGGTGTTTTTGACTGCTTCTACCAAGTCGCCAAGCTCGCCAGCACCAGGCTGCACCGTAATCGTAATTGAGCGTTCACGATCGAGGCGACTAATTCGCGCAGGCCCTGTACCAAAGTCAAGGTCAGCGACTTCGCCGACTCGTACGCCTTGACCAGCTGGGCGTGTGCTAGGCACATACAACCCTTCTAACT
The nucleotide sequence above comes from Psychrobacter sp. P2G3. Encoded proteins:
- a CDS encoding Slam-dependent surface lipoprotein, yielding MSSGIDSDITVKGLKTEIDAIPSLGVANYSGKAFSSEKNPIFASTSGLYEQGLLSYDVNFKDRTGTGSITGLGDTVDLQQGTISGTGISAIAKQGYKNGNYLLDFYGKKAEEIAGKVVFDGKDTIGFGGTRGEISKK
- a CDS encoding surface lipoprotein assembly modifier; this encodes MKIKLYAACCIALSTTAIAQESPPTQTVFFEKTPQIQPELLLNQPSLNTPSVAPLAEGSSLEESINFAIVSKDWQKLEKLLAKYRTTVNFDPILYDYGLGALYRHQGRQKEAIALYQQILKRQPNLHYPRFDLAMMLYEDKRYAEAKVQLETAEPYLAPALQVLVSQLLGNIKKSQEWQPTLNFSYESTDNVNQASDLKELVLGEATFIRSDDSLPQDAHGIRYNVGATQEKNLKGNHYIYKSADLGGVNYWDNSDYSELTLQANLGYRYKDIKQSWGVITMIEQNLLGGSRYNQNYAATLEYNRQVSDQWQVSGSVSHLQKRYEDDDLANYYDGHANSTAWILLYQPKPKWLVYAGADFMRDDLADQAESSDRQGIRGGMAFSGDKISLRSSVRYAQRDFKEDNFFYGEKRKDDEYQFSTTLGHKKLSWQGFTPKLNYEYQKIDSNLPLYERSNSTFFVKVDKYF
- a CDS encoding YceI family protein → MSQLSFSKITSSYRKPLMALLVMAGGITSSYAATYHIDPTHANVRFGIDHFNTSTNTGGFYNITGQIEYEPKAKTGDVSLVIPINSINTGNKAFDLALKSPDFFDVEKFPLAYFQSTKWHFGDEKTGSQVTQVDGNLTLQGEMHPVSLTATKFNCYFNIMLKKPVCGGDFTTTIDRTKWGISKYVLLGITKDVTLNIQIEAAKQ